A portion of the Candidatus Pristimantibacillus lignocellulolyticus genome contains these proteins:
- a CDS encoding SDR family oxidoreductase translates to MTNILSETDDLRVALVTGGSGGIGQAIVKKLAENGFAVAVHYSGNKLKADTLVDEIVQQGGKAISIGGDVADEHVMNEAFDIIEDKFGGIDVVINTAGIMLLSSIAEMNLDDLDKMYRTNIRGSFIISQQAARRVRKGGAIINFSTSVTRTNFPKYGAYVASKSAVESMTMILARELRGKDITVNTVAPGPTATPLFLDGKDKQTIDNLSKASPLERLGTPEDIADTVIYLATSGRWINGQVIFSNGGLA, encoded by the coding sequence ATGACAAATATATTATCTGAAACAGATGATTTGCGAGTTGCACTTGTTACAGGAGGTTCTGGAGGTATTGGACAAGCCATAGTAAAAAAATTAGCCGAAAATGGATTTGCTGTTGCTGTGCATTATTCTGGAAATAAGTTAAAGGCAGATACCTTAGTGGATGAAATTGTACAGCAAGGTGGAAAAGCAATTAGTATAGGTGGAGATGTTGCAGATGAGCATGTTATGAATGAAGCTTTTGATATAATAGAAGATAAATTTGGTGGTATCGATGTCGTAATAAATACAGCAGGTATTATGCTACTTAGCTCTATTGCAGAGATGAACTTAGATGATTTAGATAAAATGTACCGCACAAATATACGTGGTTCTTTTATCATATCCCAACAAGCGGCGCGACGTGTTCGCAAGGGTGGAGCAATCATCAATTTTTCTACTTCTGTTACTCGCACGAATTTCCCGAAATATGGTGCTTATGTTGCTAGTAAATCTGCGGTTGAATCAATGACAATGATATTGGCTCGCGAATTGCGTGGAAAAGATATCACAGTTAATACTGTGGCTCCAGGTCCAACTGCGACACCATTATTTTTAGATGGAAAAGATAAACAAACAATCGATAATCTTTCTAAAGCATCACCACTAGAACGTCTAGGTACACCAGAAGACATTGCCGACACAGTAATATATTTAGCAACTTCAGGACGTTGGATTAATGGACAGGTTATATTCTCAAATGGCGGCCTTGCATGA
- a CDS encoding FixH family protein: protein MNHLFNRRSSLSMLLLLVFILSACTANVDNTDENGLIPHLTVDLQLPSDIELNKVTTLSVTVQNNNQPFDQAEEASFKIWQEESPDKAITLQATQQTSGVYEVDHEFTSEGLYVIQVHVLSSDMEVMPSKRLAIGSEALEQLAQLEQQQTDIPVISEGHSHH from the coding sequence ATGAATCATTTGTTTAATCGTCGGTCATCCTTGTCAATGCTGCTTTTATTGGTTTTTATATTAAGTGCATGTACAGCTAATGTAGATAACACAGATGAGAATGGATTAATTCCTCATTTGACTGTTGATCTCCAATTACCTTCAGATATAGAACTGAATAAAGTTACGACTCTATCGGTAACCGTACAAAATAATAATCAACCGTTTGATCAGGCAGAAGAAGCATCATTCAAGATATGGCAGGAGGAATCACCCGATAAGGCTATTACACTGCAAGCTACTCAGCAGACATCTGGTGTTTATGAAGTCGATCACGAATTCACCTCCGAAGGTCTTTATGTTATACAGGTCCATGTATTATCTTCTGATATGGAAGTTATGCCTTCTAAAAGATTAGCGATTGGTTCAGAAGCTTTGGAGCAATTAGCCCAGCTTGAACAGCAACAAACTGATATTCCAGTAATCTCTGAAGGGCATAGCCATCACTAA
- a CDS encoding TetR/AcrR family transcriptional regulator — MAILTKENIFSTTEEIIMKKGVQKTTLSDIAKELGVTHAAFYKHYKNKEDLLQQLALRWLEITSKHLLEWEAPLNISSTVALHDWLWLLATTKKKLYHENKSMFRLYTDYLESTQILVKDHLKKLAQKAESISGLKKSGPAIITAFVYFHNPYFADRWDNEFYKETFEDVWELIANKIP, encoded by the coding sequence ATGGCAATACTTACAAAAGAAAATATCTTTTCTACTACAGAAGAAATTATTATGAAAAAAGGAGTACAAAAAACTACTCTTTCTGATATTGCAAAAGAACTTGGAGTTACACATGCCGCATTTTATAAACATTACAAAAATAAAGAAGACTTATTGCAGCAACTTGCACTTCGGTGGTTAGAAATTACTTCTAAACATTTATTAGAATGGGAAGCCCCATTAAATATAAGTTCAACAGTAGCACTTCACGATTGGCTCTGGCTTCTCGCTACAACAAAGAAAAAACTTTATCATGAGAACAAAAGTATGTTTCGGTTATATACGGATTATTTAGAAAGTACACAAATCCTCGTCAAAGATCATCTAAAGAAATTAGCGCAAAAAGCAGAATCCATTAGTGGATTAAAAAAATCAGGACCTGCTATTATTACAGCATTTGTATATTTCCATAATCCATACTTTGCAGACCGTTGGGATAACGAGTTTTATAAGGAGACGTTTGAAGATGTATGGGAGCTAATTGCTAACAAAATACCTTAG
- a CDS encoding amino acid adenylation domain-containing protein: MSKLLDRISKLPAEKRQQLLDKIKDKTAQNQLPNRTISPLARESHTNEFPLSFSQQRLWFMYQWEPDSPSYNIPCVFEIPVKLNVPLLEQSVNVLLQRHEILRTTYKIVQEEETVQVIHPFSPIHMKVSDLSSLSEKDKKSQMQTYIKQKSMIPFKLESELPIKAYLLTLNTQEHYLFLNIHHIACDGWSIGIIMNEIQQSYKALSRNLPLELPPIPVQYADYASWQKSFMVDEVLNYHQSYWLNKFQGELPVLELPVDKPRPPVKSSNGSHMIQPLPDGFYHRLQQWCKEEEVTIYTLTLATYAVLLYRYTGQTDIIIGSPVANRGREEIEQNVGFFVNTLPIRVHLTETSTFRETVKQIKHISLEAQEHQDFPLDKLIELLPIERDLSHSPLFQVMFILQNMHVGWSDDSEEFPLLFDNSTHTNSSKFDMTFSVNAHNVEVEYSTDLFHEATIRRMLEHYFNLLDRACADPDQGISFINLMSVEETQQLIIDENKMDVHYDSDFHLVQRIEAQAAKLPHHPALVFEDMIYTYEDMNQRANRLAHYLRSQGIGPEQVVGIFIERSADFVIAMLAVLKAGGAFVPLDPAYPKERLTYMIKQSGMKILLTQSKLSGDLQLEQLDIALFELDQTTQRQLLEQLSDDNPVMVTESANLMYIVFTSGTTGTPKGVAVELQHFHNYIQGLIKHLNIQASLSYAMASTFAADLGTTNVFGALCTGGTLHVLSYDLSCDPDGVAEYFRVNRIDVMKVVPSHFEVLMEAAQPEYVIPDKILMLAGEGLSWETVRKINRLRPDVRIENHYGPTETTVSAFAYPIKGDLYAHPYNTVPIGFPFGNVQRYILDTRLQPVPMGVPGELFIGGAGVARGYIGNQELTDTRFVPNPFVEEEDVRLYRTGDRVRYMPNGAVDIIGRMDRQIKIRGYRIELGEIESVITSFPFVTDAIVLLKEVGNEEKKIVAYAVFDLAEQIDSPHVELKKKLKDKLPEYMIPAHIIPMDSLPLNSNGKVDVNLLASMDIEMKVADPNAAKPETATEIRIWEVWKDILGVETIGVDDNFFELGGESFKALKVVRRLGDWISIMDFFKQPTIRSLAEYIDQGRASDHHLLHKLTTHQAQHVRVLSLVCIPYAGGSAITYQPLAAQMPNHIELYAMDLPGHDYSRKDDALLPIVEVARLCVEQIKQVIKGPIALYGHCVGGALTIEIARQLDNENYPLKNVFLGGTFPIARIPGRFFDFYSKLFPSDRSMSNKSYHAFLKALGGFTEVEDQEERDFMIRCLRHDARESENYYTSAYADQQLKKLSCPITCIIGEKDKATELYEERYQEWEYFSERVDLVVIPRSGHYFIKHQADQLSAWISDRLKVTDRSDNCIEELTPPQKRVAVPNLKIFFIVIVGQLMSILGSGLTGIAIGVWVFSQTGSVADFAAISSASLIPGILILPIAGAIVDRYNRRLVMLYSDVMMAIPIIVLAILMATNSLEVWHIYVTSAVGSIARSFHRPAFMAAIAQIIPKQYLGHANGLVQLATSTSEMIAPLAGVALYSMIGMTNIFILDFFSFLIAISTLAIVRFPNTLFYRRVESFTKEVLMGWKFIIRRPGMLYMIAFFFVGNVLFGLATVLIQPLILSFGSATDLATVTMIGAIGAMVGGLLMSVWGGTKRMATGMVGFVIIEGLSMIIAGLRPDVFLTAIGIFGIWFSVTLVNTHWQSLIQSKVGLELQGRVLATNQMIAMSSMPIGYLIAGLLADSVFGTAMNQGGALASTLGPILGVGPGRGIGVLIICVGVLVMIWSIIGFNFKPLRYMEDHLDDAIPDSIMGDIDSLQERLDKHVKKKVISSSSVRQSSV; encoded by the coding sequence TTGAGTAAACTATTAGATCGAATTAGCAAGCTCCCCGCAGAGAAGCGTCAGCAATTGCTTGATAAAATCAAAGATAAGACCGCTCAGAATCAATTGCCGAATCGTACGATTTCGCCGTTAGCACGAGAAAGTCATACCAATGAATTTCCGTTATCGTTCTCCCAACAACGACTTTGGTTTATGTATCAATGGGAGCCTGATAGCCCATCGTACAATATCCCTTGTGTATTCGAAATTCCGGTAAAATTAAATGTTCCCTTGTTAGAACAATCCGTCAATGTACTCCTGCAGAGACATGAAATTTTACGTACGACTTATAAAATAGTACAGGAAGAAGAGACCGTTCAGGTTATTCATCCGTTCTCACCTATACACATGAAGGTATCCGATCTTAGTAGTCTGTCTGAGAAAGATAAGAAGAGTCAGATGCAGACCTATATTAAACAGAAATCTATGATACCGTTTAAGCTTGAGAGTGAACTCCCAATTAAGGCGTATTTACTGACCCTGAATACACAAGAACACTATTTATTCCTAAATATTCATCATATTGCTTGTGACGGCTGGTCAATCGGGATCATCATGAATGAAATACAACAGTCTTATAAGGCACTTAGTCGTAATCTACCCTTAGAACTGCCACCGATACCCGTTCAATATGCCGACTATGCTTCTTGGCAAAAAAGCTTCATGGTGGATGAGGTGTTGAACTACCATCAGAGCTATTGGCTCAATAAATTTCAAGGGGAGCTCCCAGTACTCGAGCTACCTGTCGATAAGCCTCGGCCACCCGTGAAGAGCTCTAACGGATCACATATGATACAACCCTTGCCCGACGGGTTCTATCATCGACTACAACAATGGTGCAAAGAGGAAGAAGTGACCATTTATACATTGACGCTCGCTACCTATGCTGTATTGCTGTATCGCTATACTGGCCAGACCGATATCATTATCGGATCTCCCGTTGCTAATCGAGGTAGGGAAGAAATCGAGCAAAATGTTGGTTTTTTTGTAAACACGCTTCCGATTCGAGTTCATCTAACCGAGACATCAACGTTTAGGGAAACCGTTAAGCAAATCAAACACATTTCCCTAGAAGCGCAAGAGCATCAAGATTTCCCTTTAGATAAGTTAATTGAACTACTTCCGATTGAAAGGGATTTGAGTCATAGCCCACTGTTTCAGGTCATGTTTATATTACAGAACATGCACGTGGGATGGAGTGATGATTCGGAAGAGTTCCCATTACTTTTCGACAATTCTACTCATACAAACAGCTCTAAATTCGATATGACCTTCTCCGTTAACGCACATAATGTAGAAGTAGAGTACAGTACTGATTTATTTCATGAAGCTACGATAAGGAGGATGCTGGAGCATTACTTCAATTTGCTAGATCGTGCATGTGCCGATCCTGATCAGGGTATCTCCTTTATTAACCTCATGTCAGTAGAAGAGACCCAGCAATTAATTATCGATGAGAATAAGATGGATGTACATTATGACAGTGACTTTCATCTAGTACAACGTATAGAGGCTCAAGCCGCAAAGTTACCTCATCATCCTGCCTTAGTATTTGAAGATATGATCTACACTTACGAGGATATGAATCAGCGTGCCAACCGTCTCGCTCATTATTTACGGTCACAAGGGATCGGACCTGAACAGGTCGTTGGTATTTTTATTGAACGGTCTGCTGATTTTGTTATCGCTATGCTAGCTGTATTGAAAGCCGGGGGTGCGTTTGTTCCTCTCGATCCTGCCTATCCTAAGGAACGTTTGACGTACATGATTAAACAGTCGGGTATGAAGATTCTTCTAACGCAGAGCAAGCTATCAGGGGACCTCCAGCTTGAACAATTAGATATTGCTTTGTTCGAACTTGATCAGACTACACAGAGACAACTGTTAGAACAGCTTAGTGATGATAATCCAGTGATGGTTACGGAATCTGCGAATCTCATGTATATTGTGTTCACCTCCGGTACGACTGGCACTCCCAAAGGGGTCGCGGTTGAACTTCAACATTTCCACAATTATATTCAAGGACTGATTAAGCATCTAAATATTCAGGCGTCATTAAGTTATGCTATGGCATCAACTTTTGCGGCAGATCTCGGTACAACCAATGTATTCGGAGCTTTATGTACTGGGGGCACATTACATGTCTTATCCTATGATCTGTCCTGTGATCCTGATGGTGTTGCTGAGTATTTCAGGGTAAACCGAATTGATGTAATGAAGGTTGTGCCCAGTCATTTTGAAGTGCTGATGGAAGCCGCTCAACCTGAATATGTGATTCCGGATAAAATATTAATGCTTGCAGGTGAAGGCTTAAGTTGGGAAACTGTTCGGAAAATTAACAGACTACGTCCAGATGTGAGGATAGAGAATCATTACGGACCCACGGAAACGACCGTATCGGCATTCGCTTATCCGATTAAGGGAGATTTATATGCACACCCCTACAACACAGTGCCGATAGGGTTTCCTTTTGGGAATGTACAACGTTATATTCTGGATACTCGCTTACAACCTGTTCCTATGGGTGTGCCAGGTGAATTATTTATTGGTGGGGCTGGTGTAGCTAGGGGCTATATCGGTAATCAAGAACTTACCGATACAAGATTCGTTCCGAACCCTTTTGTAGAGGAAGAAGATGTGCGGTTGTATAGAACCGGAGATCGTGTTCGCTATATGCCTAATGGTGCGGTTGACATCATAGGACGTATGGATCGTCAGATTAAGATACGAGGTTATCGAATTGAGCTTGGGGAGATTGAATCTGTCATTACTTCATTCCCATTCGTAACAGATGCTATCGTTTTATTGAAGGAAGTAGGTAATGAGGAGAAGAAAATCGTTGCTTATGCTGTGTTCGATCTAGCAGAACAGATCGACAGTCCGCACGTTGAGCTGAAGAAGAAGCTTAAAGATAAATTGCCAGAGTATATGATCCCAGCCCATATCATCCCGATGGATTCTCTTCCGTTAAATTCGAATGGTAAGGTAGATGTGAACCTACTTGCATCGATGGACATCGAAATGAAGGTAGCAGATCCTAATGCAGCAAAGCCTGAAACGGCAACTGAAATAAGAATTTGGGAAGTATGGAAAGACATATTGGGCGTCGAAACGATCGGAGTCGATGACAATTTCTTCGAATTGGGCGGAGAGTCATTCAAAGCGCTGAAGGTTGTAAGGCGATTAGGTGATTGGATTAGTATTATGGACTTTTTCAAACAACCAACAATTCGTTCCTTGGCGGAATACATCGATCAGGGGAGAGCTTCTGATCATCATTTACTCCATAAATTAACAACACATCAAGCTCAGCATGTACGGGTATTGTCCTTGGTGTGTATACCCTACGCCGGGGGAAGTGCGATTACTTATCAACCTCTCGCCGCACAAATGCCCAACCATATTGAATTGTATGCGATGGATCTGCCTGGTCATGATTACAGTCGTAAGGATGACGCTTTACTTCCGATCGTGGAGGTCGCACGTTTGTGTGTGGAACAGATTAAACAAGTGATTAAAGGACCGATCGCTCTATACGGACACTGTGTGGGAGGGGCGTTAACGATTGAGATCGCTAGACAGTTGGATAACGAGAATTATCCGTTGAAAAACGTATTTCTGGGGGGGACTTTCCCGATCGCCCGAATTCCTGGTCGTTTCTTCGATTTCTATTCCAAGCTATTCCCATCTGACCGCAGCATGTCCAATAAATCTTATCATGCATTCCTGAAGGCGTTAGGTGGATTTACGGAAGTAGAAGATCAGGAAGAGAGAGATTTCATGATACGTTGCTTGCGACATGATGCGAGAGAGAGCGAGAATTACTATACGTCTGCTTATGCTGATCAACAATTGAAGAAATTAAGTTGTCCTATTACATGCATCATTGGCGAGAAAGACAAAGCAACCGAGCTTTATGAGGAACGGTACCAGGAATGGGAGTATTTCAGTGAACGGGTTGACCTTGTCGTCATCCCTCGATCGGGACATTACTTTATTAAGCATCAGGCAGATCAATTGAGTGCTTGGATCAGTGATCGGCTTAAAGTAACAGATCGTTCGGATAATTGCATAGAGGAGTTGACACCGCCGCAGAAACGAGTAGCAGTTCCGAACTTGAAAATTTTCTTTATCGTTATAGTAGGCCAATTAATGTCGATCTTAGGATCTGGACTAACAGGTATTGCTATTGGAGTATGGGTATTTTCACAAACGGGATCTGTGGCGGATTTTGCAGCGATCTCATCTGCATCTTTAATTCCAGGTATACTTATTTTGCCTATCGCTGGTGCTATCGTTGACCGATATAATCGGCGACTCGTCATGTTATACAGTGATGTGATGATGGCAATACCTATTATTGTGCTTGCGATTCTCATGGCTACAAATTCTCTAGAAGTATGGCATATTTACGTAACATCAGCTGTGGGTTCCATCGCTCGTTCTTTCCACAGACCAGCATTCATGGCAGCTATTGCTCAAATTATTCCGAAGCAATATTTGGGTCATGCAAATGGTCTTGTTCAGCTAGCTACTTCGACGAGTGAGATGATTGCCCCCCTTGCAGGTGTAGCGCTGTATAGCATGATCGGTATGACTAACATATTTATACTCGATTTCTTTAGTTTTCTGATCGCTATATCTACACTGGCTATCGTAAGATTTCCCAATACGTTATTCTATCGAAGAGTGGAGTCATTCACTAAGGAAGTGTTAATGGGCTGGAAATTTATAATTAGAAGACCAGGTATGCTATATATGATTGCATTTTTCTTTGTAGGAAATGTTCTATTTGGTTTGGCAACTGTACTCATTCAACCCCTTATACTTTCATTCGGATCAGCGACAGATCTTGCAACGGTTACGATGATAGGTGCCATCGGAGCTATGGTAGGCGGGCTCTTGATGAGTGTCTGGGGTGGTACAAAACGTATGGCTACAGGCATGGTTGGTTTTGTTATTATAGAAGGTTTGTCTATGATTATTGCCGGACTACGCCCCGATGTCTTCCTTACTGCCATAGGGATTTTCGGCATCTGGTTCTCCGTTACACTTGTAAATACGCACTGGCAATCCCTCATCCAGTCCAAAGTTGGATTAGAACTTCAAGGAAGGGTATTAGCAACCAATCAGATGATTGCTATGTCTAGTATGCCGATTGGCTATTTAATAGCTGGGCTACTCGCTGATTCGGTATTCGGTACAGCGATGAATCAAGGAGGTGCGCTTGCTAGTACCCTTGGACCCATTCTAGGTGTGGGACCCGGCAGGGGTATTGGCGTACTGATTATCTGCGTAGGTGTTCTTGTTATGATCTGGTCGATCATCGGATTTAATTTCAAGCCACTACGTTATATGGAGGACCACTTAGATGATGCTATTCCAGATTCAATCATGGGGGATATAGATTCCTTACAAGAAAGACTTGATAAGCATGTTAAGAAAAAAGTTATCTCAAGTAGCAGTGTTCGTCAAAGTTCTGTTTAA
- a CDS encoding FAD-dependent oxidoreductase, with the protein MAKKILIIGGVAGGASAAARIRRIDETAEIIMFEKGPHVSFSNCSLPFHLSGIVEDSSKLVLMNPDSFESKYNIEARVQQEVILINRMDKTITVQHLATGEIYEESYDHLILSPGARPIVPNLDGVQLPHVFTVRNVVDIERLNEYIQKSHIENIAVIGGGFIGVEVAENLRIAGRNVSLVEFADQIMMPFDYDMVQILHKEMIDKGIELIVSDGLKRITEGYVELHSGKQVQAQVVVLAIGVRPETSLAEEAGLELGELGGIKVNANYVTSDPSIYAVGDAIEVYHQLLRKPTRLALAGPAQRQARAAADHLYGIPHQNKGVIGSSSIQIFDLVCASTGINEKTARQAGIAVDSVYIIAPDKVGLMPNSNPLHFKLVFEIPTGRILGAQAIGKGNADKRIDVIATMITMGGTLEDLKELELTYSPMFSTAKDVVNLAALVALNVLYDRFEQIHVSEVRELVENNAVFIDVREKQEFANGHLRNAKNIPLSELRDRINEIPSDVPVYVHCRSSQRSYNAVMALRNNGYKNVINVSGSFLGICLYEYFNDTTTGRKPIVTKYNFK; encoded by the coding sequence ATGGCGAAAAAAATATTAATCATTGGTGGAGTTGCAGGAGGGGCATCTGCAGCAGCACGTATTCGTCGGATCGATGAAACGGCAGAAATCATTATGTTTGAAAAAGGGCCTCACGTTTCATTTTCTAATTGTTCACTACCATTTCATTTGAGTGGAATTGTAGAAGATAGCAGCAAGCTCGTACTTATGAATCCGGATAGCTTTGAATCAAAATATAATATAGAAGCTCGAGTGCAACAAGAAGTCATTTTGATTAATCGTATGGACAAAACGATTACCGTTCAGCATCTAGCTACCGGTGAAATTTACGAAGAAAGCTATGATCATCTAATTTTATCACCTGGGGCACGTCCAATTGTACCGAATTTAGATGGGGTCCAACTGCCACATGTGTTTACAGTACGAAACGTTGTGGATATAGAGCGTTTGAATGAATATATACAAAAAAGTCACATTGAAAACATAGCAGTCATTGGTGGAGGTTTTATAGGTGTAGAAGTAGCAGAGAATCTACGAATTGCAGGTCGCAACGTATCTTTAGTTGAATTCGCAGACCAAATAATGATGCCGTTCGATTATGATATGGTGCAAATCTTACATAAAGAAATGATTGATAAAGGGATAGAACTCATTGTTAGTGATGGACTAAAGAGAATAACAGAGGGCTATGTTGAGTTACATTCTGGTAAACAAGTACAGGCACAAGTAGTTGTGCTTGCTATAGGTGTTCGTCCAGAAACCAGCCTAGCAGAAGAAGCTGGACTTGAATTGGGTGAGCTCGGAGGAATAAAAGTCAATGCTAACTATGTGACAAGTGATCCCTCTATATATGCAGTAGGTGATGCTATTGAGGTGTATCATCAATTGCTTCGAAAACCGACAAGGCTTGCGCTTGCAGGTCCAGCTCAACGTCAAGCACGAGCTGCAGCAGATCATCTATATGGTATTCCACACCAAAATAAAGGAGTCATAGGCTCATCAAGTATTCAAATTTTTGATTTAGTATGTGCTTCTACAGGAATCAATGAAAAAACAGCAAGACAAGCTGGTATTGCAGTAGATAGTGTCTATATTATTGCTCCTGATAAAGTAGGTCTTATGCCAAATAGTAATCCACTTCATTTTAAATTAGTGTTTGAAATACCTACGGGGAGAATACTTGGAGCACAAGCCATCGGAAAAGGAAATGCTGACAAACGCATCGACGTTATTGCAACGATGATCACGATGGGTGGGACACTAGAAGATTTGAAAGAGCTAGAGTTAACGTACTCTCCTATGTTCAGTACAGCAAAAGATGTTGTTAATTTGGCTGCACTAGTTGCTTTAAATGTACTGTACGATCGGTTTGAGCAAATTCATGTTTCAGAGGTTCGTGAATTAGTTGAAAACAATGCGGTATTTATTGATGTTCGTGAAAAGCAAGAATTTGCTAATGGACATTTAAGAAATGCGAAAAACATTCCATTAAGTGAACTTCGCGATCGAATCAATGAAATCCCATCGGATGTTCCGGTATATGTTCACTGTCGCTCCTCACAAAGAAGCTATAACGCAGTAATGGCTTTAAGAAATAATGGATACAAAAATGTTATTAATGTTTCAGGCTCTTTCCTTGGGATTTGTTTGTATGAGTATTTCAATGATACTACTACCGGGCGTAAACCAATTGTGACAAAATACAACTTTAAGTAA
- a CDS encoding PepSY domain-containing protein yields MSAAPNVSSKDSLASKRKPTRSSLRQAIYQSMWRWHFYAGIIFAPFLIILAFSGGVYLFKPQIEGYLYKDMLTVREVGDSALSPSKIMEKTTLAYPGTTISSITLSDLPEATITMSVTNNGTPRIMYADPYTGNILGIMNSDETFSAFFKKMHSELVIGGTWANRLVELAACWAIILLITGLFLWLPRNKASIWGTILPRLSKPGSRIFWRDLHAVPAFWLSLLLVIVIATGLPWSGVLGGKIDSLANSTNTNTPPYAYSFGDKPESIKVAKDLAEDLPWATQNLPVPISASSDYLPLDIDNIVNTAAKHNVLLPYTITLPQGETGVYTLSTAHIKPGKNATLHIDQYSGAILTDVRYADYGIMAKAISLGIAFHEGKLFGLANQLLGLIACIGLILVAISSYMMWKKRKPEGKLGAPSQPKNKKVTLGILIIMLICGVLMPLVGLSILIVLLLDLLIIRRINPLRNWFSS; encoded by the coding sequence ATGAGTGCTGCACCTAATGTAAGTTCGAAGGATTCACTTGCTAGTAAGCGGAAGCCAACCAGATCTAGTTTACGTCAAGCGATTTATCAATCTATGTGGAGATGGCATTTCTACGCAGGGATCATCTTTGCCCCATTTTTAATCATTCTGGCTTTCAGTGGCGGAGTATATTTATTTAAACCGCAGATTGAAGGCTATCTGTACAAGGATATGCTGACTGTCCGAGAGGTCGGTGATTCTGCATTATCACCATCAAAGATTATGGAGAAAACTACACTTGCCTATCCTGGAACAACAATTTCATCAATAACACTTAGTGACTTACCCGAAGCTACGATTACAATGTCCGTCACCAACAATGGAACCCCGAGGATTATGTATGCTGATCCATATACAGGAAACATTCTCGGAATTATGAACAGTGATGAAACCTTCTCTGCTTTTTTCAAAAAAATGCACAGTGAACTTGTAATTGGCGGTACTTGGGCAAATAGACTCGTCGAGCTTGCTGCTTGCTGGGCTATTATCTTGCTCATTACAGGATTATTTCTGTGGTTGCCTCGCAATAAAGCTTCTATATGGGGAACGATTTTACCTAGATTAAGCAAGCCAGGTAGTCGGATATTTTGGCGAGACCTTCATGCGGTTCCAGCTTTCTGGTTATCTTTACTTCTTGTGATTGTGATTGCGACTGGTTTACCGTGGTCTGGTGTACTAGGCGGAAAGATTGATAGTTTAGCAAATTCAACAAATACAAATACTCCCCCCTATGCTTATAGCTTCGGAGATAAACCAGAATCGATTAAAGTAGCGAAAGATCTTGCTGAAGATTTGCCTTGGGCTACCCAGAATCTTCCTGTTCCAATCTCAGCAAGTAGTGACTATTTGCCATTAGACATTGATAACATCGTCAATACTGCAGCAAAACATAACGTATTATTGCCTTATACCATAACATTACCACAAGGGGAAACTGGTGTGTACACACTCTCCACCGCTCATATCAAGCCTGGTAAAAATGCAACACTACATATCGATCAATATAGTGGTGCAATTCTAACCGACGTACGTTATGCAGATTATGGTATTATGGCCAAAGCGATTTCGTTAGGCATTGCTTTTCATGAAGGGAAATTGTTTGGATTAGCCAATCAACTTCTAGGATTAATCGCTTGCATAGGCCTAATATTGGTAGCAATTAGCTCATATATGATGTGGAAAAAGAGAAAACCTGAAGGCAAGCTTGGGGCTCCTTCTCAGCCCAAAAATAAGAAAGTAACTTTGGGAATATTAATTATCATGTTAATCTGTGGAGTACTCATGCCGCTTGTTGGCTTGTCTATACTAATTGTTTTGTTACTTGACTTATTAATTATTCGTAGAATCAATCCGCTAAGGAATTGGTTTTCTTCGTAG